The sequence below is a genomic window from Hippocampus zosterae strain Florida chromosome 7, ASM2543408v3, whole genome shotgun sequence.
CCGGGCGGAGGAGACTCAGCGGACACCTCAAAGCCCCCTCTCCACATCCACCACCACTCCCTCCTCTTCCCCTTCAGCCACAGTAAGATGCTTGAGACAGAGCAAGGAGGAGCGGCTGTCTGCACCGTCTCCTGACCCAGCATCAGAATGTCTGCAGAAGCTCGCccgaggatattttttttttctgtctgatgCATCTtgcattaacttttttttttgtatgactttGTATAAAGGACAACAAAGTGGTGAATATTTTCTATGTGAAAAGGAAAAGTTATCGAAAAATGTTTGGAAATGTTGCATTTACAATTCATTTGGCCTTGTATAATATTCAAACTCTTATAAGTGGGATATTATTCCGTTTGGGTTGGTATGTATGTTCTAAATAAATGCACACTGCTTTTCTTTCACTTCTATTTTGAGAGGAAGACATTGCAGCCTCCAAAGTCGGTGAGAAAATCTAAACTTTCAGTTTCAGCAGTAAAGACACTTTTTAAATGCGATTtctacattcacagtaaaaaaaaaggtaaaacagCATGATTGGGGATTTAGGACTGTAGTATTGTTGAAGTGCTTACACAGTTGATCAGTATCTGCTATTAAACCATGTTGAATAGATTGCTTAATAAATATATTCAACACAGTATTTTACGAATCCGGCGTAAACTTTCTCCAAACATCAAATTcactacttgtgtgtgtgtgtgcgcgcgtgcggtcggtgcagatatatatatttcctaATGAACAAGTAACAATGGTCACACTGTTGTGTATGGCGTAAGTGTAACTTTTAAAGCATTATTTTGCTCTTACGGGTTCCTCTAGTTTAAGCAGTCAATTCAAAACTTTTAAATTACCAGCTGTGTCCACGTGTTGGCAATTCATCACAAATAAAGATGATGAAATCGCTTGTCTTTCAGTTGTTACTACTTGCAAAGAGAACCACGCAGacgcagaaaatgcatttattgctGCAtagtacacattttttttggggggggggggggtgaacttcATTATAAACCATTTACATTCACTGTTTTTAATGGATCACAAAGTCAATATTCAAGTTCCTCGAGAGTGACAAGAAAGAAATTGGCTCATGGTTTAGGGACCGTTACTAGTTTCCAATTGACGTTTATGTATGCGATATTTACCcgtaattattaaaatttagcaGGTTTTCAATGTTAATCTCCGTTAAAAAACTTTGGCACATGCACAGTTAAGACGTTCTTACGATCATTTCCGAACTGGTCATTCCGTCTTCCGACCGCatcaaaatcatcttaaaattcattttaaaaattatgacGTTGGCAACCAATTTTGTAGTTTACAAATGATGTTCTTTTGAGCGTGAAATATATCGAGGTCTGTTTCCTAGAAGTGGAATTATTGCGGATATTGCGAAATGCAAGTCGGACACAAAATACCGTCGGACAAAGCTAACTCGAACGTCGACCGCTCGTTGAGTCGCTGTTGTTTAACGATTGGAGAATTATTTATACTATAAATGCCTATCGCAACAAACATTCTAAAAATTCCGACTATTGTCAGCACATATGACGACAACTTTACTCGCTACCTTAAATTTTAAACACGAACATGTAGAGTTGGAGCGAAATTGAAATAGTCACCGCATTTACTGTCTGTACTCGAAGGGAAATGAATATGAATACAGGTACAGTCGTTTTAAAAGTGTGCACTTGAGTTAATAGACCTACTGGGTAGGTGTATGGTTATCTAACGCAATCGGAAAATGAACCTCCTCATCTCGTCATCTAGGTGTGCAACTTCCATTGTCTGCTTTGCGCCTCCTGGTCTCACCAGTTAAGATCGTCTCTGCTGCAATCTGGCAAATCATCGAGCATCGAGTTGTGGCTGATTATGGCATGCTCGAGGATTTTGTTTCCATGGTGACAGACGTTGTGCCAGAGTTGATGACCAAATGTCAGCGGACCCAACTCGTCCTGGGCCTCAGAGCACAGGTTAGGTTGCCAGTCCAAAATTAGCACGCAAGCGCTTACTAATGTACTGACAGTAAAAGTTAAATCCTAAAATTTCATGTCATTCCTTCTGATTCTAGCTGATCCTGGAGTTATGTCGTTTCGAAGGTGAGGCTCATTCCAGTGACGTAGAGCAACACCTGGATAGGATGAACACCCTTGTCAAGGTATTCAGTTTTGCACGAGTTTGAGGTCACCTCATTTGAACATCACAAAACACATCCTACGCTTTATGGAATGCTTGCACGCTTTTTATCTGCTGCTCATGAGATTTCACGATATTTTGCAGACCTGTGCCGTAAACGACCATGTTAATCCATGCTCAagttttgtggattttgtgaAACACTTGCTGAACAATCCTGCTGAGAAGGAACACTTTTTCACTGTAAGTGCGAGTGCGACAAACCTGACGAAACACTTAGGTTAAAGCCCTcgaaagaaaaatgtttaatgCATGGCAAACTTTAATTTATGACTGGTGGCGATAAACTGGATTTGTTTTCCTTGTAGGAGGTTTTTCCCAAGGAGTTTGGCCCATCATACGATAAGGCTCTTAAGTCCCTGATGGAGCTCTTTCTTTCCAGACTTGAGACATTTCTCCCTGGGCAAACCTTCCAACAGGTACAcacaagaaaaataacattacaAAGACGTCTGTTACATTCACTATTTACTTTCCTGTAGGTTTCCACCACGTGTGGTGAGGTGTCCTCTGTTCTGAGCGACTGCTTGAAGACCATGCGGAGCTGTGATGCGCTCAGAAATCTGCTTCAGTATCACAAGTCCCACAACCTTCTTGGACACAATGGCAAGTCTTTTACAGTTTCCTTGATTTgattaaattttgcaatttgggAACAGCTTCTCCCAACCACTGAGGCACGTGGTGACCTATTTTCAGCTTGATGTTACCAGATGCAGTTTATTGTCTTTGTAAAGGGTTATACTATACATTTTCAGGGTGAATATACACCAGATGTTTTGTGTGCTGACCTTCTAATCGAATAATAAATTGAGCACCaacattttataattttgtCCCTTGACAGATATTTACCCGGATGACATCTCCATCTTGTCTGCTCTCAAGTGTGCTGCAGTCAACGCTAAAACAACCACCGAAGGGAATCAGGGCGTGGTAGCGCTCGATGAAGCTCCTGGAATGGTTGAGTGTGCTTCTAAAGAAATCCCAAATAATGAAGAAAATATCGAAAGTCAAATGAGAATGGAAAGCTGCGTTGAAGGGAAAACACTTGATGGGTCTTTACAGTCTGGACCATGGACGAAAATGATGTTGGCGGAAGAGAACAAAGTTGGGCTCGGCGGTAAAGAGAAGCTCCCGGTTAAGGAATCTGTTTCCAGTCTGATGAAAACATCGATTGCGATACCTTCGGATTACTCTGACATCGAAGACAATGGAAGCGGAGCATCTTCCTGGTCTTTCTACTCGGATGAGGACTCTAGCGGTAGTCCAAGTCCGTGGTCCGGATGCTCTGGTGAGGATGTGACCTCTGTCGGGTCATCTCCCAATGTCTTAAATAAGGTCACTCCCGTCAGAAATGAAGACAAACTATCAGCGGCTTGCAGCACGAAGCGTCTCGCCAGCCAAAACAACGCTCCTCCAAAAAAGCCCCGTCAAGTCAAGTGCTTCATCTGCAACGAGCAAGTGAGCCCCGATCTGAAAACTCACTTGAGAACCCACTTTCCAGACGGTCAATACACCTGCCCGCAATGCAACAGCAGGTTTAAACTCTTTTCATCTCTGAAGACGCATTTGGTCAAAAAATGCTACGAGCACGCTCATCAGGGGGCGGAACCCGGGCCGAATGAGGATCTTTATAAATGCGACGACTGCGAAAAGGCCTTCAAGTATAGCCGGTCACTGCAGGCCCACAAACAGACCCATGCCGAACTCTACTGCGCCGTGTGCAGGAAAATCTTGAAGGACGCCGCGTCGTTGGAACGACATAAGGCCTCCCACACCGAGTTTCGGTGTACTCGCTGCGAGCAGACCTTCACTCTTTTCAAGCCCTTGCGCAGACATTATGAATATTTCCACAAGATTAGCAGACCCTTTAAGTGCCTCTGCTGCTCCAAAACATTCTCCAGGCTTGAGCATTTAATCAGACACGAATGGAGGGACACCAATCAGCTGCCGTTAAAGTGCAATATTTGCGGCATGGGATTTCGAAGCGATTACGATCTGGTTTCGCATCAAAGGGTTCACACAAAAGAGAAACCCTACCTCTGCGGAGAGTGTGGCAAAACCTTCTCCCAGAAGCCCAATCTGCTGCGGCACCATCGCTTCATCCACAGCGAGCAGAAAGACGAAAAGAAATACTTTTGCGCCGAGTGTCAGACGTCCTTTAAGGAGAAAGGGGCTCTGCTACAGCACCAGAAACGCAAACACCTCGACAAAGTCATCGGCCGCCGTCTGTGCCCGTACTGCGGGAAGTCATTCTCGGCGTCATCCATCGCTCGGCATAAGATGATCCACACCGGAGAGCGACCGTTAAAATGCAACGCTCCCGATTGCGACAAGACCTTCTTGACGGCCACCGAGCGGAAGAAGCACTTTCTCATGCACCACTCGACCGAACGACCGTTCAAATGTGATATTTGCGGAAAGGGCTTCATCACAGTCGGGATACGGAACGAGCACGTGAAGTTACATTCAGGCAAGAAGCCGTTTGTATGCGAGATTTGCATCAAGGGTTTCTCAAAGCGCCACGCCTTGAATAGACACAAGAAACTTGTGCATTTTGTTCTAAGTTAGGACCCCCTTCCATTTACGAGTTGTGGTCCTTGCGTACCCAAATTTGAACACAAGTCGAGACGTGTCGTAGTCTTGTCACTAACGCGGGGATGCTAAAAGCTAATTAATGACTCCAAAGGGCTATTCTTCTTCAGTCGAATCTAGTTATAATTCATCCATCGAAAAAATGGGTCTGAAGGTGACAGAGACAAATTTAACCGTTTTAGGGACAGCTTTTATCATGTTAGCGGGTGACGGGGTGCATTTTTGGCTGAAGTTATTGAACAACAATTTTGCATCAGTATTTGTGAGATAAAGGTGTGGTGTTAATGAATTTGCCagtttcatttgctttttttctctctctctctcatacattGTATATTATACTGAAAACACCGTCGCTAAACAAATAACATTTCGGTTTGGATGCAATGAGCTTTGTTTCTTCCATAtgtaaacctttttttctgatatTTCTCTTCAGTTTGGATTCAGATACAACGACCGGTGTACAGAAAACTGAGTACCTGttcacaaaatggccgacaagCGCACACCTATATGCAGCGTTTGATGTTGTTGGATACCTGGTTGCTGATGCCTTTGTCACTTGATTTGAGAATATTTGGCCATGAAcaacacggggtaggactagataagttttttttacttcttcctactcccttgaacataataactgtgttgaatgatgactgattttcctttttactattttacttactactaccttactttgtcaaattattacagtatgttttattttcaataaacaaacgaaacaaaTTAGCAATGcaccatgttcttttttttccaatgtaaaaaaCAAGGCTTCCATCTTTTGCAGAGCTGTTCATTTTCTTGACTCACTGTCACCTTTAATTTTTTCATTTCTCTTAAATATAATCAGTGATGTATAAATTACACGATTGCTACCATTGAACCGATTCtaggttaaaaaacaaaagttgaacATGTAGCTTGAGTCCTACGGAGTGGTAGGTGAGTTACATCAGGATTTGAAACACTTGCAGCTATCGTCCAAATCAACTGGTTGCTGAACAAAGAAATGAACTCGTGATTAAATATTGCATTACGGGagtttcttcaacaaacatcttGGAGCCTTGAACTTTTGTTCACTTGACACCTCTAGCAAAACTGCAATATGGCAATAATTGATTCACTAGTGACAAGCACCAAAGTGTGgaaattattcttatttttttgttttttgttattgtaaggtgtccttgggtgtcttgaaaggcgcttataaataaaatgtattattgttattattattaatccagggacaattttaggTAGTTAGGAAATCGACATTGCGTAATCGTGAAACCATATTTGACAATTTGCGTAGGAAGTGGAACTAATAATTCGCAGAGTAATCCGCCGGAATATTATTCCGAACGGACCGCAAAGGCAGCCGTTGACGCACAAAGCTCCGTTTCCTATGGTGTGTTTAGATGTCTGCTGTTTAAAAAGAATCTTGGAGGAAGACTGTTGACACACAGATGCACATTCGCCCCACCGCGGTGTAATGTGAATATATTAGGATGGATGAAGGTTCCTCCGAACAACCCGGTGAGTAAAAACTGGGCGGATTAGTTTAGCTAGGCCTCAACGCAGTTGGACGCGCGGGAATAGCATCGCTAACTCATGTCGGATCTGAGTTTGTTGCTAAAATTACTTTCGTTGCTGGGCGGAAACCATTTTATTTACGTTACTTAAATTGCGTGTCGCTGACCCGATGCAGCGTTTGCTTCAGAGTATGTGCTAATTTTTGTGAATTTAGATTCCGTCTTCCGCTCCCTTAGCAGTCACAAGCTAAGTTTAGCACTCGATGTACGCTGGTTTCCAAGTCGAACAAATTATAAGATTTAGCACTGCTATTTGTAGTTAAAGTAAGAATTCTGCAGAAATGTGTTTATCATTCTGGTCTAATTAAATCGCGATCGAATTGCGCTCTGTAGTAAGGAACGGCTAGTATGTATGGCTTAATGCGTCAATTGAGATGAAAGCTAACATTTTTTATGAATGTAGgcatttttcccctctccctacccaatgtttttcctttctgaattctgattgtaatttccccgtTGCGGggctaataaaggatatcttaatcctCTCAGGTTTCCTTACACTGTATATGTGGAAAAACTGTTTTCCCCCTATCTGGTCTGAGTTGCTCCGTTCCCAGACGATATCTAAATATTGACTGTCTCTATAAAATGTACTTACTAGTTACGATTTGTGTCGTCACATTTGAACCACTTGGCAAAATGTATACTTAAAGTACGTGTTTGCgcaaaaatgtcaatgtccTTATATAACATGTCCATAATATAGTTGTACATTTCTCTCCACGTTCAGGTCCCTCTCTCCCCGTCCCCACTCTGCGCCTCCTGGTTTCTCCGATTCGTCTGATCTCTGCAGCCATCTGGCAGACGATAGATCACAAGATTGTATCGGATTATGGACTGCTTGAGGAGTTTGTATTTATGGTTACTGAAATTGTTCCTCAACTCCTTTCGACCAGGCAACGTGCGGAACTAATTTTGGGTCTTCGAGCACGGGTAAGAAAACTTTCTGAACTCTATCTTAGTCATGCCTCCATCTGTTGAGTAAATTTGTGAATGCAAAATGTGTATAGAATTATATTGAGCAAGTGGTCATTATGTTGTGACCATGTCAGTAAATTTACCTTGTTAAAAAATGCAGTATCTTAATCTTCAATTATTCAAgtattatttttctctttgtctGCAGCTCATCCTGGAGCTGTGCCGCTCTGAGGAGACTGCCAATATCCAAACCATCCAGCCACATCTCGACCGTATGCAAAACCTTCAATCGCTTTGGAAAGTAGAGGTGAGTGACATGGTAAACTATTTTGAAACTCTCCTTGTTTGTAGTTGTCCAATTGTCGCTGACCTTTCTCCATTTTgacccctttttttccttcagattGATAATGCAAAACCAGACATTTCAGACTCTCATTTTATGAGTCTTGTGCGGAATCTGCTGAGAAATTGTGTCGAGAGAGAGAACTTTTTTCAAGTAAGTTTGTTTTTAACCCGAATGGcaccaaaatgtatttgcgCTTTGCAGTCATGTTGCTAACGCCCTGCTAATTTTACATCAATTTCACATACCTTGACCGTGATGCATGAGACTGTTTGCTTTGCCTGGCAATCTCGGAAGCAAAGATGAATTTCCTGTGTGCAGGATGTTTTTCCTGAAGATTTTGGTCCCACATACGACAAAGCAATCCAGACATTGATGTGGCTCTTTCTGTCCCGGCTCGAAAAGCTTATTCCAACTCAGTCTCTTCAGCAGGTAGGTCGCAACACACCTGAGTTTGTAAAATCCTGTTATATTCCATGATCTGGAATATGAACATCAGTGCCGCAGCTAGCCATCATTGGCTTTTAAATTGTAAACACAGGTTAGTTCCCATTTTGCTTCTATTTGTTAGATCGCATCATTGCTAAGTGATTCCTCTTCAGTTCTGAGAGAGTGCTTGGAG
It includes:
- the LOC127603839 gene encoding uncharacterized protein LOC127603839 isoform X2, translated to MNMNTGVQLPLSALRLLVSPVKIVSAAIWQIIEHRVVADYGMLEDFVSMVTDVVPELMTKCQRTQLVLGLRAQLILELCRFEGEAHSSDVEQHLDRMNTLVKTCAVNDHVNPCSSFVDFVKHLLNNPAEKEHFFTEVFPKEFGPSYDKALKSLMELFLSRLETFLPGQTFQQVSTTCGEVSSVLSDCLKTMRSCDALRNLLQYHKSHNLLGHNGKSFTVSLI
- the LOC127603839 gene encoding zinc finger protein 436-like isoform X1, which gives rise to MVECASKEIPNNEENIESQMRMESCVEGKTLDGSLQSGPWTKMMLAEENKVGLGGKEKLPVKESVSSLMKTSIAIPSDYSDIEDNGSGASSWSFYSDEDSSGSPSPWSGCSGEDVTSVGSSPNVLNKVTPVRNEDKLSAACSTKRLASQNNAPPKKPRQVKCFICNEQVSPDLKTHLRTHFPDGQYTCPQCNSRFKLFSSLKTHLVKKCYEHAHQGAEPGPNEDLYKCDDCEKAFKYSRSLQAHKQTHAELYCAVCRKILKDAASLERHKASHTEFRCTRCEQTFTLFKPLRRHYEYFHKISRPFKCLCCSKTFSRLEHLIRHEWRDTNQLPLKCNICGMGFRSDYDLVSHQRVHTKEKPYLCGECGKTFSQKPNLLRHHRFIHSEQKDEKKYFCAECQTSFKEKGALLQHQKRKHLDKVIGRRLCPYCGKSFSASSIARHKMIHTGERPLKCNAPDCDKTFLTATERKKHFLMHHSTERPFKCDICGKGFITVGIRNEHVKLHSGKKPFVCEICIKGFSKRHALNRHKKLVHFVLS